Part of the Diabrotica virgifera virgifera chromosome 6, PGI_DIABVI_V3a genome, tttttttttttaaatcaatatgattttttgatgtttattataatttttgaaggtataaataacaattaaaaattaataaatcgtTCGAAATTTTACAAATGTGTAGCAaaattaattcttttattttttatcattgagatctaaaaatttttaaaattaaaattaaatttggtaaatttttaagattaaaattttaaagtataaTTTGAATACAAAATCGAGATATAAATacattttgaagtataatttTTCGTCACGCTAGATGTGTCATTGTACTTGCATGCCAACTATTTTCTTGGTTCCCTACTTTATCCCAAATCTGTATAATGAATGTTACTAAAAACCAACATTTTTTTTCAGAACTTAACAGAATTTAACACAGCCCACAATCGACGAATATCGATGTTGGGAATTTCCGATGATCCTGACAAAAGGTTGTCTCGAAAACGAAAGCGGCAGAGCGTGTCCTTCAACGAAGACGATGAAATCATAAATCCAGAAGATATCGATCCGAGCATAGGAAGATTCCGCAATCTAGTACAAACGACAGTCGTCCCTACGTCAGCCAAGCGACTTAAGATCGCAGAAGCCGTTGGTATATCCACCCCAGAATTCAGACAACCCAAACAAGTACACCAACACCACACGTCAGCTCCAGATTTGTACACGGACTTACCTCCCGAAACGCACTCTTCTGGAGCAAGTACTATGGGAATATACAGCGCGTTGAACTCGAGGTTGGGTATGGTGCTACCGAATCCGGCTCCCGAGGTCGACATGGGCCAGTCTTTTACGAACCCCACGCCGTTCGTGCCTCAGCAAGTACAAGTATCCGACGCGATGGAACCCAAAAAGAAGAAGTACGCAAAAGAGGCCTGGCCGGGGAAGAAATCGGTACAAACTTTATTGGTATAGTGCTATCAGATATTctggtatttttatttttctaattttaaacaGTGTCATTTGGATATCTTTGTTTTGAGTTTTAAAGGCTATTCCCGACTCAAAAACTATTGCAAATGTATTGAAAGGACAGTAACGAAACTTAATGTTCAACATAGGTTTATTTGATCAACattagaaaacaaaaaataattatctgTAGAAGGTTCCTTATTACAGTAATTATGTTGTCTACATCTAAAAGTTTCCATTCGTCTTTTTAAGCAATTCAGAGCCAGGAAGAACTCATTCTTCAGCAGAAAGAAACCCTAACCTAAGTGGACATGGAAAAGTCCGAACCAAAGATCAAAAAATGAGATTGATTTCATAATATCAAATCGGAAAGATATACATAGTTCACTCAGGATGTAACAGTATTGAATAAATTTTCAACAAGGAGTGACCATATATTCATTAGAGCAAAAATCACTTTTAACATTGAATTCGAAAAAACAAAAATggccccaaaaaaaaagaagagtgGAAGATGTATGTTCCCAGAAGATTGAACACCTTATAAAGAAAACATTAAGACTATTTTGGCTACACATGACTTTATGAGCATCAATGAAATGaacaataatattattgaaaCATCGAAAGCAGCTGAAAATAGGTACTGTCTTCGtgctgaaaacaataaaacatcttCTAGAGGAAAGTAGAACACGTAGAGAAAATCATGATCATAAATAAATGAACTAAGAACTAAAAATCTTGAATAAGAAAATGAAAAATGATGTTCGAAAGGATCTGTGACGATACAATACGATGAAAATAACTAGAATAATAGAAGAAAACAAAAGCTTGAAAGTATCAGACAGAACATGTCCATTGAAAAAAAAATCCATACATTAAAAAATGAACAGGGGCAAATCATTGAGGATCGAGATCAAATTATGAAcactacagggtgattgattagtagggtaaagctcaatagctccgctatagtaatagataacaaaaattttagccacctttgagcttcacattacaaaattaattagaatgttagagggtgttcgataacacagtggcagacctaacttatgtttttttaaatggaacaccctatattttattttatattcgaaatcctgttaacttctccatcaaaaaaatataaaggtttgtaatgttatatagggtatttacaaagttataagcaattttgtttaaaaatcgtaacaagttcaactccctgtataaataaaaataagcaaaacaacaatggtttattaatgccatattttttaacgtagtcaaaattttcaagaatggtcgatattgctaattttctttatatcaaatacagggtgagtcaaaacgcaagtacattattttctcagtaattttaaatggaacaccctgtattttatatcactatcgaaaagtaccattaccgtactttaattttaataaactggactgattttttggggttacgttaataatgaagtttataaaatacctccaacaacaagggatgagataaaaaatagaatacaaagtgtatttcgatgtgttaatttacaaatgctccgtagagtaagtagctcattcaatgatcgtttttaggcgtacataaatgtgttaggagataattttgaacaccttatgtaattaaatattaaaaatattttattatatgtaattaaatattaaaaatattttattaacagtagcttctaattttttcaaacatgtttttttgcaaaatgtattactgataaattatgtttcgttctttatttgttacattgttacatttacatacaaaagtagtgtttaattgtcttcacaaaatattgtattttgtgtttgtgagTTTTATtactaaatttgtttgtttatttgttgcatttacataaaaagatagtttttaattgtttcaaaaatgttgcatgtagtggttgtgtttttgtttgtaaaatgttactaataaattatttttatttctttatttgctacagtgttacattgattaccggattgataatcggtaatcttcaattgtcaattcagtcatggcttacttaaaatttagataaatttaaacacctaaaataatttgctctgaaaaatgaaaatatctcgaaaactaatagatttcggcatagggaatgttatataaaaattaaagtacgttaatgttacttttcaataatgatataaaatacagggtgttccatttaacattactgagaaaaaaatgtacttgcgttttgactcaccctgtatttgatataaagaaaattagcaatatcaataattcttaaaaattttgacaataaataaaaaaatatggcattaataaaccattgctgttgtgcttatttttatttatacagggagttaaacttgttacgattttcatacaaaattggttataactttgtaaataccctgtataacattacaaacctttatatttttgtgatgaagaagttaacaggatttcgaatataaaataaaatatagggtgttccatttaaaaaaacataagttaggtctgccactgtgttatcgaacaccctgtaacattctaactaattttgtaatgtgaaactcaaaggtggctaaaacttttgttattaacttttatttctatctattactatggcggagctattgagctttaccctactaatcaatcaccctgcaTAGAGAGTTTTATAACCAACTATGCAAAGAACAGCAATGTATCCGGAGTGGATCATTACCAAAGATAATTAATCTGGGACCTGAAATTTTACCGGACATAATACCCATGAGTTCgaagaaatgaaaaacaataagTCCCCCTGAGGCGATGAACTAGTGGCAGATGCCATGACAGTGACTGAAAAAGATTTTGACAGCCCTATGCCAAAATATTCACTAGATGTCTGCAGGAAGCCAGTAtactccttttcatgaacatttttcagtgcgtcacaaattatagaaaaaaaggtaagtccgtgataatacacatttatgacatttattctaacgtgacatttttgttaaatctgacagttgtcaaattttattttcaatttggaataaaaccaaatcaattgtgtctattgcatttataaaatggtattttctttcatttgtatagtcttataaattgtacagattatattgataatattattattttatttaataaataattctttttttattatggcgccatctatcgacaactagaataatcaccgaactagaataattaccaaagtattcaaagacgtgcctttttttctgtcacatacaatttaatgcgttagagagaaatcgaaaaactgtgacgcactgaaaaatgatcatgagaaaaagaataacacCAATTCAGTGGCAacgggtgcgtttttgagaaaggggtgaattagtccctaggcacagggtgaattagggtgagttctatggacttttggtacaaatacgtctacagaaaaattgttccagattaaatttactatctaaatttcacattttgaagtaaaaagtattttcttttacaaaaatatattcaacagAAAAGCAGGAAAAAAACACGAaagtaattttgttttttgccccataactttttccacAGGGATACAGGTATAGCATTgtttcagcgaaaaataacttctcttcttcctctttaaactgaagtttggtaaaagtctctaggatttatagtttccgaaataggatttttcaaagttcgccactcacagcatttttgggctattttccccattatttcgaaaacattgttctgtaacttgtTTCTActcatttctaggtatatgcaatggcaCATTTAGAAGAAAGAGAAGTGAATTACgtttaaaatggtttattgtaTAAGACTATACGGCTCTTTTTAAGCTAGTTATgatttttcaaggttttatacttttaatgatttttgatatttttaatgattattttttaaatttctcattatgacttttttgttGTACATGTAGGTTAGGAATAAAAACATATACATAAGTGGAATATACATTGTATATAGGAATAATAGGaatatacattgtggaataaaaaagcttattttcttcactttaaaatggtgtattgcaaaaaaattctaggactatttttaaacaagatatccgtaggatatccaagagtatccgtaatttgagaaaaaaatttattttattttttaattttttcaaatagaagaatatagttgcatattataacataatttttaattccaaataactttccttaataacatttttctatattgtgaaatataaaggtatttactcttgaacgaaatccatattttttaacatacctcgtacactattgataaaattttatatctgataattgcatcttaggttttagactatgcagagcattttataaagaataattttttttcataaagttaataataaaaaagttttccatatggttccaacttagtgggacctattgcatgtgtatatgtcacattttaaaaaagcataatatcttgtttaaaaatagtcctagaatttttacaatacaccattttaaagtaaagaaaataagctttcttttttattctacaatgtatatacctaaatatacaataaacaaaggtataatgagaaatttacaaataatcataaaatgtatcaaaaatcattaaaagtataaaattttgaacaaccatatcttacttaaaaatagtcatacagccttctacaatagactactttaaaggtaattgacttttctttctATTAAATGTGACATTGTGTACACCTAAAgatacgtagaaaaaagttacagagcaatatttgacaagtaacaaggaaaatgggccaaaatcgctgtgggtggcgaattttgaaaaatcattttttggaaactgtaaatcatagagacttattttatttattttattttattttattttattttattcaataaACGGCAGagtcaatttacaaaaaatgtataaaaaaaaatgaaatattatgGTAAACAGTAAAGATaaccaattttaacctaaaataacaaataacaaaagataataaaaatgacaacaataaaaaccaacaaaattaaattagtaacaataataaataattaataaattataggAACTTAGTACTTTACTTCAGTTACTGAATTATGTATGCTTCTTTTAAATACACGAAGACTGTCCACAAATGGATCAAGACTGTTTTGATTATGATTAATTAGACGCAAGGTGCGTGACAATGGGGAGTAAAAGCAATAGTTCGTATTATGATAAGGTATGCGAAAAATTGGGGAAACCCGTCTTTGGACAGTATTGAGGCTTATAGCTTGTAAGATAGTTGGGCAATGATATAgaccatttaatattttataaatgattattAAATCTGATTTAGCCCTTCTTACTTCCAAGCTATCCAATTTAAATGTTTGATTAACCAgatcataattaatgttaaaaccCTGACAAATATTGATATGAGCTCGAAATGCCAAAGAACGAAGAAATGTTTTCTGGACGGACTCAATATTTCTAATTTGACAATCATAGTAAGGTGACCATATAATTGAGGCATATTCCAGCAATGAGCGCACAAAAGAAACATATAACCTTAAAAAACAATTCGGTGACAGTTGAGAACTATTACGTGTTATAAATCCAAGATTTCGCATACTCCTATTAATCATGTCTGTAATATGTGGTATAAAAGTTAATTTTCTGTCAAACAAAACACCTAAGTCTTTAATACAGTCCACAGATTCAATAACAGTATTGTTCAATATATACGTTTTTACAATGGTATTGTTAGAGCGACTGAAGGTAATACTAAagcattttttaacatttaattctAGACCATTATCAGTACACCATACACATAAGTTATTTAGATCCTTTTATAGCAGTACAGTGTCTAGTTCGGACTCAATAACCTTATGAAATTTGAAATCTGAAATCGTCCGCAAAGGCCAGAAGTGCAGAATGTAATATTATAGTACTCAGGTCTCTAATAAACAAGTTAAAcaagacttctaccaaacgtcattttaaagaggaaggatggaagctttttttctgtgaagcaatgtctacaCCTATATCCCCGTGAAAAAAAGTTaaggggcaaaaaacaaaattgctatcttttgtgtttttttcttgctattcttttgaatatatttttgtaaaaa contains:
- the LOC126886971 gene encoding nuclear inhibitor of protein phosphatase 1 isoform X2 is translated as MANHYEVPSWVHSSFVWHKHLERAFLVDLGSTHGTFIGNLRLEAYKPTQLPIDSSFHFGASTRNYIIRERPQTGIRPIIDEIEKANEESEGGLLGLPETETELDNLTEFNTAHNRRISMLGISDDPDKRLSRKRKRQSVSFNEDDEIINPEDIDPSIGRFRNLVQTTVVPTSAKRLKIAEAVGISTPEFRQPKQVHQHHTSAPDLYTDLPPETHSSGASTMGIYSALNSRLGMVLPNPAPEVDMGQSFTNPTPFVPQQVQVSDAMEPKKKKYAKEAWPGKKSVQTLLV
- the LOC126886971 gene encoding nuclear inhibitor of protein phosphatase 1 isoform X1 codes for the protein MANHYEVPSWAGKPPVGLHLDVLKGDKLIQKLMIDEKKCYLFGRNAQMNDFCIDHASCSRVHSSFVWHKHLERAFLVDLGSTHGTFIGNLRLEAYKPTQLPIDSSFHFGASTRNYIIRERPQTGIRPIIDEIEKANEESEGGLLGLPETETELDNLTEFNTAHNRRISMLGISDDPDKRLSRKRKRQSVSFNEDDEIINPEDIDPSIGRFRNLVQTTVVPTSAKRLKIAEAVGISTPEFRQPKQVHQHHTSAPDLYTDLPPETHSSGASTMGIYSALNSRLGMVLPNPAPEVDMGQSFTNPTPFVPQQVQVSDAMEPKKKKYAKEAWPGKKSVQTLLV